In the genome of Pan troglodytes isolate AG18354 chromosome 15, NHGRI_mPanTro3-v2.0_pri, whole genome shotgun sequence, one region contains:
- the LOC465195 gene encoding olfactory receptor 4N2, protein MERCRKAREMESENRTVIREFILLGLTQSQDIQLLVFVLVLIFYFIILPGNFLIIFTIKSDPGLTAPLYFFLGNLAFLDASYSFIVAPRMLVDFLSAKKIISYRGCITQLFFLHFLGGGEGLLLVVMAFDRYIAICRPLHYSTVMNPRTCYAMMLALWLGGFVHSIIQVVLILRLPFCGPNQLDNFFCDVPQVIKLACTDTFVVELLMVFNSGLMTLLCFLGLLASYAVILCRIRGSSSEAKNKAMSTCTTHIIVIFFMFGPGIFIYTRPFRAFPADKVVSLFHTVIFPLLNPVIYTLRNQEVKASMKKVFNKHIA, encoded by the coding sequence GCCAGGGAAATGGAAAGCGAGAACAGAACAGTGATAAGAGAATTCATCCTCCTTGGTCTGACCCAGTCTCAAGATATTCAGCTCCTGGTCTTTGTGCTAGTTTTAATATTCTACTTCATCATCCTCCCTGgaaattttctcattattttcaccATAAAGTCAGACCCTGGGCTCACAGCCCCCCTCTATTTCTTTCTGGGCAACTTGGCCTTCCTGGATGCATCCTACTCCTTCATTGTGGCTCCCCGGATGTTGGTGGACTTCCTCTCTGCGAAGAAGATAATCTCCTACAGAGGCTGCATCACTCAGCTCTTTTTCTTGCACTTccttggaggaggggagggattACTCCTTGTTGTGATGGCCTTTGACCGCTACATCGCCATCTGCCGGCCTCTGCACTATTCTACTGTCATGAACCCTAGAACCTGCTATGCAATGATGTTGGCTCTGTGGCTTGGGGGTTTTGTCCACTCCATTATCCAGGTGGTCCTCATCCTCCGCTTGCCTTTTTGTGGCCCAAACCAGCTGGACAACTTCTTCTGTGATGTCCCACAGGTCATCAAGCTGGCCTGCACCGACACATTTGTGGTGGAGCTTCTGATGGTCTTCAACAGTGGCCTGATGACACTCCTGTGCTTTCTGGGGCTTCTGGCCTCCTATGCAGTCATTCTTTGTCGCATACGAGGGTCTTCTTCTGAGGCAAAAAACAAGGCCATGTCCACGTGCACCACCCATATCATTGTTATATTCTTCATGTTTGGACCTGGCATCTTCATCTACACGCGCCCCTTCAGGGCTTTCCCAGCTGACAAGGTGGTTTCTCTCTTCCACACAGTGATTTTTCCTTTGTTGAATCCTGTCATTTATACCCTTCGCAACCAGGAAGTGAAAGCTTCCATGAAAAAGGTGTTTAATAAGCACATAGCCTga